In Geobacter anodireducens, a genomic segment contains:
- a CDS encoding 2-(5'-triphosphoribosyl)-3'-dephospho CoA synthase, which translates to MNSSRIFEIEQFAQSLVKGGAMALYLTPKPGLVDLADQGSHPDLSLDKMERSLHILGDYLAELIRSLTDGERFLCQAVIGRRAEEVMMEELGSNTLKGYLFLSGLLLVARWRCDSDDEKRLNRAVSELGEEFFALRRDQATNGHSARSRFGAGGVVHEVLDGLPSLFTCAVPAYLTAIERTGCFTSASFAMLARLMQTVDDTTTLHRCGTMGLARLRRDGQTLERLIAEGGDPVAFLTELNRKYVRMNLTMGGVADILGLAYGYLVATGRLAGASETTRSRNSKPRLRLCMGDA; encoded by the coding sequence ATGAACTCCTCGCGCATCTTCGAGATTGAGCAGTTTGCCCAGTCCCTCGTCAAGGGAGGGGCCATGGCGCTCTATCTGACGCCGAAACCGGGGCTCGTGGACCTTGCCGACCAAGGCTCCCACCCTGATCTTTCACTCGACAAGATGGAGCGGTCGCTTCACATCCTGGGTGACTACCTGGCGGAGCTGATCCGCTCGCTTACCGACGGGGAGCGCTTCCTCTGCCAGGCAGTGATTGGCCGGCGGGCCGAAGAGGTCATGATGGAGGAGCTGGGCTCCAACACCCTCAAGGGCTACTTGTTCCTGAGCGGGCTGTTGCTGGTTGCCCGCTGGCGATGCGACTCCGATGACGAAAAGCGGTTGAACCGGGCGGTGTCCGAGCTGGGCGAGGAATTCTTCGCCCTGCGCCGCGATCAGGCAACCAACGGCCATTCGGCCCGCTCCCGCTTCGGCGCCGGCGGCGTCGTGCACGAGGTCCTGGACGGACTCCCTTCCCTGTTCACCTGCGCCGTGCCGGCGTATCTGACTGCCATCGAACGGACCGGCTGCTTCACCAGTGCCTCCTTTGCCATGCTTGCCCGCCTCATGCAAACGGTGGACGACACCACCACCCTCCACCGCTGCGGCACCATGGGACTGGCCCGGCTGCGGCGCGACGGCCAGACCCTGGAGCGGCTCATTGCCGAGGGGGGAGATCCGGTCGCGTTTCTCACGGAACTCAACCGCAAGTACGTGCGGATGAATCTCACCATGGGCGGCGTCGCCGACATCCTCGGCCTGGCCTACGGCTACCTCGTGGCCACGGGACGGCTGGCTGGCGCGTCGGAAACCACCCGCTCCAGAAACTCCAAGCCGCGGCTGCGCCTCTGCATGGGCGACGCCTGA
- a CDS encoding carbonic anhydrase, translated as MTLLDTILDANRKFVSPGVFPPLAKNPKKQFAIFTCMDTRLVDFLEPAMGIKRGDAKVIKNAGNTIVDPLSGGVIRSLVAAVFMLGVEEIFVIGHRDCGMAAVDSDDLRQRMVARGIDPSVIETQVPDLAQWMGAFSSPEENVARVTSVIRQNPLIPRDVPVHGLIFCPNDGHLEVIVRGY; from the coding sequence ATGACCCTTCTCGACACCATCCTGGACGCAAACAGGAAGTTCGTCAGCCCCGGCGTGTTCCCCCCCCTGGCCAAGAACCCGAAAAAGCAGTTTGCCATCTTCACCTGCATGGACACCCGGCTGGTGGATTTCCTGGAACCGGCCATGGGTATCAAGCGGGGCGACGCGAAGGTTATCAAGAATGCCGGCAACACCATAGTGGATCCCCTCAGCGGCGGCGTCATCAGGAGCCTCGTGGCGGCGGTGTTCATGCTCGGCGTGGAGGAGATCTTCGTCATCGGCCACCGGGACTGCGGCATGGCGGCGGTGGACTCCGACGATCTCCGGCAGCGGATGGTGGCGCGCGGCATCGACCCGTCCGTCATCGAGACCCAGGTGCCTGACCTGGCCCAGTGGATGGGTGCTTTTTCATCTCCCGAGGAAAACGTGGCCCGCGTCACGTCGGTGATCCGCCAGAACCCCCTCATCCCGCGGGACGTACCGGTCCACGGCCTCATTTTCTGTCCCAACGACGGCCACCTTGAGGTAATCGTCAGGGGATACTGA
- a CDS encoding apo-citrate lyase phosphoribosyl-dephospho-CoA transferase: protein MDVPLKRWRGCAVFRPALAARRDMLSLYLDAGYPTTLILSLAPPGSGTDDRDEAVLSITFRNLVKVLPELLNLKKSGDKDDAYAIMHVPLDATEAKKRCIALEMGTPFSRLIDLDVYDGSGTRLSRALLGLTPRPCLACGQRAADCIRHRHPTPAERPGRLHELLAHLRD from the coding sequence ATGGACGTACCCCTGAAAAGGTGGCGCGGATGCGCCGTTTTTCGTCCCGCCCTTGCCGCGCGGCGGGACATGCTTTCCCTCTACCTGGACGCCGGGTACCCGACCACCCTGATCCTCTCCCTGGCGCCGCCGGGCAGCGGCACCGACGACCGAGACGAAGCAGTCCTGTCGATTACCTTCCGAAATCTGGTGAAGGTGCTCCCCGAGCTGCTCAACCTCAAGAAATCTGGTGACAAAGACGATGCATATGCTATCATGCACGTCCCTCTGGACGCGACTGAGGCTAAAAAACGCTGTATTGCCCTGGAGATGGGAACGCCTTTTTCGCGGCTCATCGATCTGGATGTGTACGATGGCAGCGGAACCCGGCTTAGCCGGGCGCTCCTCGGACTCACCCCTCGTCCTTGTCTCGCGTGCGGCCAACGGGCCGCCGACTGCATCCGCCACCGGCACCCCACCCCGGCGGAGAGACCCGGGAGGCTCCATGAACTCCTCGCGCATCTTCGAGATTGA
- a CDS encoding Fis family transcriptional regulator, with translation MNETILVVDDEQDIRTALAGILEDEGYRTAFARDGVEALETVQKDRPDLVLLDIWMPRLDGMETLQRLKASDPGLTVVMMSGHGTIETAVKSTKMGAFDFIEKPLSLEKILVTVRNGLDARRLRAENDSLRALSFRGHEIVGESEAMGRLREQVRLAGPADAPVLIIGENGAGKELAARSLHYHSPRRDKPFVELDCAALPEELIDSELFGHEKGFAGAATQKKGKLDLANGGTMFLDEIGDMPPRTQAKLLRLIHERKFERAGGARSIEADVRIMAASTRNLEDEVRAGRFSADLFYRLNVVSLAVPPLRERREDIVPLAEHFLDIFARREGQECKTMPPEALAVLARHDWPGNVRELRTIVERLVIMTPGRVITPDLIPPSVGGGADREGGLPRSEAALEPSSLREAREEFEREFIIQKLEEYGWNISRTADAIELERSNLYRKMKSYGIDAKK, from the coding sequence GTGAACGAAACGATACTCGTCGTGGACGACGAACAGGACATCCGCACGGCCCTGGCCGGCATTCTGGAAGACGAGGGGTACCGGACCGCCTTCGCGCGGGACGGCGTCGAGGCCCTGGAGACGGTCCAGAAGGATCGGCCCGACTTGGTGCTTTTGGACATCTGGATGCCGAGGCTGGACGGCATGGAGACCCTGCAGCGGCTCAAGGCGTCCGATCCCGGGCTCACGGTGGTCATGATGTCGGGCCACGGCACCATTGAAACGGCAGTGAAGTCCACCAAGATGGGGGCCTTCGACTTCATCGAAAAACCCCTTTCCCTGGAAAAGATCCTGGTCACGGTCCGTAACGGCCTGGACGCGAGACGGCTCCGGGCCGAAAACGATTCGTTGCGCGCCCTGAGCTTCAGGGGGCACGAGATCGTGGGGGAATCGGAGGCCATGGGCCGGCTGCGGGAACAGGTCCGGCTGGCCGGGCCAGCCGACGCGCCGGTGCTCATCATCGGCGAAAACGGAGCGGGCAAAGAACTGGCGGCCCGGTCGCTGCACTACCACAGCCCCCGCCGCGACAAGCCCTTCGTGGAGCTCGACTGCGCCGCCCTGCCCGAAGAACTCATCGACAGCGAACTCTTCGGCCACGAAAAGGGCTTTGCCGGCGCCGCAACCCAGAAGAAGGGAAAGCTCGACCTGGCCAACGGCGGCACCATGTTTCTGGATGAAATAGGCGACATGCCGCCCCGGACCCAGGCAAAACTCCTGCGCCTCATCCATGAGCGGAAATTCGAACGGGCGGGCGGGGCCCGGTCCATCGAGGCGGATGTGCGCATCATGGCCGCCAGCACCCGGAACCTGGAGGACGAGGTCCGAGCGGGACGCTTCAGCGCCGACCTGTTCTACCGGCTGAACGTGGTCAGCCTGGCAGTGCCGCCGCTGCGGGAGCGGCGGGAGGACATCGTGCCGCTGGCGGAGCACTTCCTCGACATCTTTGCCCGCCGGGAGGGCCAGGAGTGCAAGACCATGCCTCCCGAGGCGCTGGCCGTCCTGGCCCGGCACGACTGGCCCGGCAACGTGCGGGAGCTGCGCACCATCGTGGAGCGGCTCGTCATCATGACCCCGGGGCGGGTGATAACCCCTGACCTGATTCCCCCGTCGGTTGGCGGAGGCGCGGACCGCGAGGGTGGCCTGCCCCGGAGCGAAGCCGCCCTGGAGCCCTCGTCGCTCCGGGAGGCGCGGGAAGAATTCGAGCGGGAATTCATTATTCAGAAACTGGAGGAGTACGGCTGGAACATCTCCCGCACCGCCGACGCCATCGAGCTGGAGCGGAGCAACCTCTACCGCAAGATGAAGAGTTACGGGATCGACGCGAAAAAGTGA
- a CDS encoding exlusion protein FxsA produces the protein MLLRLFLIFSVVPIIELYLLIRVGKLIGALPTVALLLVVSLAGAWLVRSQGFVILRRIQDELALGRLPAAGLLDGALVLLGGLLLLTPGFFSDVVGLFFIVPPTRAVIKQFLGLWLQNRLARGQFVIRRF, from the coding sequence ATGCTCCTGAGACTCTTCCTCATCTTCAGCGTCGTTCCGATCATAGAGCTCTACCTCCTCATCAGGGTGGGCAAACTGATCGGCGCCCTGCCCACCGTGGCCCTGCTGCTGGTCGTCAGCCTCGCCGGCGCCTGGCTGGTCCGCTCCCAGGGCTTCGTGATCCTGCGCCGCATCCAGGATGAGCTGGCCCTGGGGCGGCTCCCGGCCGCCGGCCTGCTCGACGGCGCGCTGGTTCTCCTGGGAGGGCTGCTCCTCCTGACCCCCGGCTTTTTCAGCGACGTGGTCGGCCTGTTCTTCATCGTCCCCCCCACCCGCGCCGTCATCAAGCAGTTCCTGGGCCTCTGGCTCCAGAACAGGCTCGCCCGCGGCCAGTTCGTGATCCGCAGGTTCTGA